A section of the Nitrospirota bacterium genome encodes:
- a CDS encoding nucleotidyltransferase family protein, with the protein MLYEEIFEKLNSNGVDYVVVGGVALVLHGAVRLTADIDLMVHLEEGNLSKFVKVMTELGYKPKVPVYAEDFISAENRARWINEKNMKVFSFFHPEKAINLVDVFVEEPLDYTAVRSNAVEITSGDVSIPIVSIDDLIKLKKISNRPQDIADIAALEEIRKSGE; encoded by the coding sequence ATGTTGTACGAAGAAATATTTGAAAAACTGAACAGCAATGGTGTTGACTATGTTGTCGTGGGCGGCGTTGCCCTTGTACTTCATGGTGCAGTAAGGTTGACGGCAGATATAGATCTCATGGTTCATCTGGAAGAGGGAAATCTAAGTAAATTCGTTAAGGTAATGACAGAGTTGGGCTACAAACCTAAAGTGCCTGTATATGCAGAAGACTTTATCAGTGCGGAAAACAGGGCCCGCTGGATTAATGAAAAAAATATGAAGGTCTTTAGCTTCTTCCATCCGGAAAAAGCGATTAATCTGGTTGATGTTTTTGTTGAGGAGCCGCTTGATTATACGGCAGTCAGATCTAATGCTGTTGAGATAACATCCGGAGATGTTTCCATCCCGATTGTCTCAATAGATGACTTGATCAAATTAAAGAAGATTTCCAATAGACCGCAGGATATTGCAGATATTGCAGCTCTGGAGGAGATAAGGAAAAGTGGTGAATAA